A window from Primulina huaijiensis isolate GDHJ02 chromosome 11, ASM1229523v2, whole genome shotgun sequence encodes these proteins:
- the LOC140988647 gene encoding uncharacterized protein translates to MESNVEEALRAKATAEKHFMLKDLLGAKSYGLKAQMLCPELEGMSQMVATFGVYLAAETKTNGEPDFYSILGMDVTATKSKLKKQYKKLAVLLHPDKNKTVGADGAFRLVCEAWTLLSDSVNRRSYDQRRNSFARNNSLAGADDNFYKSSASHGRLDSFWTVCTSCHVQYEYLRKYVNKRLSCKNCRGVFIAVETGLAPVDVSLPYCTYPCVPEIGHGNHNSGVKYIPTTSADGALNGTSGHHTGYRPEFVSPNISFQGSSSANSVSVFDHNGLSPASFVFYQSDGEAKKTKANGRDQKLKPTGHMSSKGYTVDNEVLKPRRGRPSKKRKLDLGSTSVNGHEETSTKFALEAKLANENERLRETSKLSSTLETSSKRYSVAPAFDLRQFLMDVARKEIRVKLDEMRVASESAAAEAEKRNVLEAAKVSGSTGSMHQPEAKRTVSMSITVPDSDFHDFDQDRSEECFKPKQIWALYDEEDGMPRLYCLIRDVLSLKPFQIYISYLNSRSDSEFGSVNWLDSGFTKSCGSFRVFNSEMVDQVNIFSHLLRKRKAGRGGCVRIYPRRGDIWAVYRNWSPFWDRTTPNEVRHQYEMVEVFDDYSEELGVWVAPLIKLDRFNTVYQRNPDNDSIQYIPRREMLRFSHQVPSCSLKIEGTDLPEGCWDLDSAAIPDELLPRESEVCNNLSVSQMDMPVERSDEQQYLVKPKRLNQIENLVSAVTDEPQEAYKMCVEERLLVGGLPQTVAEHLQID, encoded by the coding sequence ATGGAATCCAACGTAGAGGAAGCACTTAGAGCTAAAGCAACGGCTGAGAAGCATTTTATGCTGAAAGATTTGTTGGGTGCTAAAAGTTATGGTTTAAAAGCTCAAATGCTGTGTCCTGAACTGGAGGGCATGTCTCAAATGGTTGCCACATTTGGAGTCTACCTTGCTGCTGAAACAAAAACTAATGGAGAGCCGGATTTTTATTCAATTCTTGGTATGGATGTCACTGCGACCAAGTCCAAATTAAAGAAACAGTATAAGAAGCTGGCGGTGCTGCTCCATCCTGATAAGAACAAAACTGTTGGAGCTGATGGAGCATTCAGACTTGTCTGCGAAGCGTGGACACTTCTATCTGATAGTGTTAACAGAAGATCTTATGATCAACGGAGAAATTCGTTTGCCAGGAACAATTCATTGGCTGGTGCTGATGACAACTTCTACAAGTCTTCAGCTTCCCATGGTAGACTCGATTCATTTTGGACTGTATGTACCTCCTGTCATGTTCAGTATGAGTATCTCAGGAAATATGTGAACAAGCGACTTTCATGTAAAAATTGCCGTGGTGTCTTCATTGCTGTTGAAACTGGGTTAGCTCCTGTGGATGTTTCTTTACCATATTGCACATACCCTTGTGTGCCGGAGATTGGGCATGGAAATCACAACTCTGGGGTTAAATATATTCCAACTACCTCCGCAGATGGTGCCCTTAATGGGACTTCAGGACATCATACAGGATATAGACCTGAATTTGTCTCCCCCAATATATCATTTCAGGGTAGCTCATCTGCAAACTCTGTTAGTGTTTTTGATCATAATGGATTATCTCCAGCTTCCTTTGTCTTCTATCAATCTGATGGGGAAGCGAAAAAAACGAAGGCGAATGGAAGAGATCAGAAGTTAAAGCCTACTGGTCATATGTCCTCTAAGGGTTATACTGTTGacaatgaagtattaaaacccAGGCGGGGTAGACCTTCCAAGAAGAGAAAATTGGATTTGGGAAGCACATCTGTCAATGGGCATGAAGAAACGAGCACAAAATTTGCTTTAGAAGCAAAACTAGCAAATGAAAATGAAAGGTTGAGGGAAACTTCTAAGCTTTCCTCCACATTGGAGACATCTAGCAAACGCTATTCAGTGGCCCCTGCATTTGATTTGAGGCAATTTTTAATGGACGTTGCGAGGAAGGAAATTCGTGTGAAACTAGACGAGATGAGAGTGGCTTCTGAATCAGCAGCCGCAGAGGCTGAGAAAAGAAATGTGCTGGAGGCTGCTAAAGTCTCAGGTTCAACTGGTTCAATGCATCAACCAGAAGCAAAGAGAACTGTTTCCATGTCAATAACAGTTCCAGATTCGGACTTCCATGATTTTGACCAGGACAGGTCAGAGGAATGCTTTAAACCAAAGCAGATCTGGGCCCTGTATGATGAAGAAGATGGTATGCCTCGCTTGTATTGTTTAATTCGTGATGTCCTCTCCTTGaagccatttcagatttatataaGCTACTTGAACTCAAGATCTGATAGTGAATTTGGGTCTGTAAACTGGTTGGACTCTGGGTTTACCAAATCTTGTGGAAGTTTCAGAGTGTTCAATTCGGAAATGGTGGATCAAGTGAacatcttctctcatcttctCAGAAAACGGAAGGCTGGTAGAGGAGGTTGTGTGAGAATCTATCCAAGAAGAGGAGATATCTGGGCAGTATACCGTAACTGGTCTCCATTTTGGGACCGAACAACCCCAAATGAAGTGAGGCATCAGTATGAAATGGTTGAGGTTTTTGATGATTATTCTGAGGAACTTGGTGTTTGGGTAGCCCCTCTAATTAAACTGGATCGATTTAATACGGTATATCAAAGGAACCCAGATAATGATTCCATTCAATACATTCCGAGGAGAGAAATGTTACGGTTTTCACACCAAGTGCCATCTTGTTCCCTTAAAATTGAAGGTACCGACTTGCCTGAGGGGTGCTGGGATCTTGACTCTGCTGCTATTCCAGATGAGCTTCTTCCACGGGAATCCGAAGTTTGCAACAATCTAAGTGTTTCACAGATGGACATGCCCGTTGAAAGATCAGATGAACAACAATATCTGGTGAAACCTAAAAGGTTAAATCAAATTGAAAACTTAGTTTCCGCTGTAACTGATGAGCCTCAGGAAGCATACAAAATGTGCGTGGAAGAACGACTTCTGGTGGGGGGGCTTCCACAAACTGTAGCTGAGCACCTTCAGATTGATTGA